The Streptomyces sp. NBC_00483 genome contains the following window.
GGTTGTTGACCCGAAGCAGCTTGTTCGGCGAGCCGAGGCCCGCGCCCGTCACCTTGCCCGGCACGGCCCGTTCGGCCAGCGCCTTGCTCACCGCGGCGGGCGACGCCGTCGCGTGGTCGGCGAGGTACAGCGCGGCCGCGCCCGCGACGTGCGGTGATGCCATGGACGTACCGGAGAAGGTGGCCTTCCCCGAGTCGCTCGCGTTCGACGCGGACGTGATGTCCACGCCGGGCGCGAACAGGTCGAGGCGAGTACCCCAATTGGAGAAGCTCGCACGCGCGTCCTTCTTGTCGGTCGCGCCGACAGTGATCGCTTCCTTCACGCGGGCCGGCGAGTACAGCTCCGCGGGCATGCCGTCGTTGCCCGCCGCCACCGTGTAGGTGACACCGGAGGCGATGGAGTTCCGTACGGCGGCGTCGAGTTGGGCGTTCGCGTAGCCGCCGAGGCTCAGGTTCGCCACGGCCGGCCGCTGGGCGTGCTTGGTCACCCAGTCGATGCCCGCGAGCACCTGTGCCGTCGTGCCGGATCCCTCGTCGTTGAGCACGCGCACGCCGACCACATCGGCCTTCTTGGCGACGCCGTACTGCTCGCCCGCGACGGTCCCGGCGACATGGGTGCCGTGTCCGTTGCCGTCCTGCGCCGTCGCGTCGTTGTCGACGAAGTCCCAGCCGCTCGTGGCCCGCCCGCCGAAGTCGCCGTGGGTGGCGCGGATGCCGGTGTCGATGACGTAGACGTGCACGCCGGCGCCCGCGGACTCGGGCCAGGTGTACGACTTGTCGAGCGGCAGATCGTTCTGGTCGATGCGGTCCAGGCCCCACGAGGGCGGATTCTTCTGGTTGTGGTCCACGGTGACCTGGGAGTCCTGGACGACCGACGCGACGTCGCCGTCGGCCGCGAGCTGCCTTGCCTCCCCCGCGCCGAGTGTCACCGCGTAGCCGTTGAGCGCCTGGCTGTAGGTGTGGCGTATTTTCGCCCCGTATTTCTCCGCGAGGTCCTTGCCCTCGTCGGACGGAGCCCTGGTGTCCCCCTTCAGTGTCACTATGTAGCTGCCCGCTATGGCGCCGGGCTCGCCGGCGCCGAATATCCGTCCCTGTGCGGGGGCGGCGTTCGCGGGCAGGGTGATGGCCGAAAGCACCGCGACCGCGGCGACCGCGGTGAGCCCACCGGCCCAGCGCGTCCGTCGTTTTCGCGTCACTCGCACGGTCCCTGCCATGGGTGAGTCCCCCTCCTCAACTCGGCGCGCTCTCACGCCAGTTGGCAGCCTCTCGTGTGGTGTGAAGCACCACAAGGAGGTACGAGGTGGCGGAATCGGCCATATCGGTCGTGGGGGTTGTGCGGTTGAGTTGCGGCGAATTCCGGACTTCCGCTTGGGGTTTCCGGCCTTCGGGGCGGGGCGCGCAATTCCCTGGCGCGGCGCGCAACGGCGTCCGATGATGAGGCCGTGTCGATCATTCACCG
Protein-coding sequences here:
- a CDS encoding S8 family peptidase, with translation MAGTVRVTRKRRTRWAGGLTAVAAVAVLSAITLPANAAPAQGRIFGAGEPGAIAGSYIVTLKGDTRAPSDEGKDLAEKYGAKIRHTYSQALNGYAVTLGAGEARQLAADGDVASVVQDSQVTVDHNQKNPPSWGLDRIDQNDLPLDKSYTWPESAGAGVHVYVIDTGIRATHGDFGGRATSGWDFVDNDATAQDGNGHGTHVAGTVAGEQYGVAKKADVVGVRVLNDEGSGTTAQVLAGIDWVTKHAQRPAVANLSLGGYANAQLDAAVRNSIASGVTYTVAAGNDGMPAELYSPARVKEAITVGATDKKDARASFSNWGTRLDLFAPGVDITSASNASDSGKATFSGTSMASPHVAGAAALYLADHATASPAAVSKALAERAVPGKVTGAGLGSPNKLLRVNNP